The following proteins are encoded in a genomic region of Fervidobacterium pennivorans DSM 9078:
- the gyrB gene encoding DNA topoisomerase (ATP-hydrolyzing) subunit B, giving the protein MTNQYTAQNIKVLKGLEPVRERPGMYIGSTGKTGLHHLVYEIVDNSIDEAIQGYCDKIKVTIKADGSVEVEDNGRGIPVDIHPETGTSALEVVMTTLHAGGKFSKESYKVSGGLHGVGASVVNALSEWMEVEVHRDGKIYRQRYARGQKVTEVEVIGETTKRGTIVRFKPDKTIFTTVEFDSDTILTRLRDLAFLNPNVTIEFIDERNNIHRTLHYSGGLKEFVSYLNRGEKTLHEVVYIEGSVQDVQVQVAFQYTDSDTEEIISFVNNIKTVDGGTHVTGFKTAFTRVVNELGKKKNMIKGEPFRGEDLREGMTAVIAVLMMGTPQFEGQTKSKLGNEEVQDAVAKVVRDKLTDYFEVNESVLKVIIQKAQQTREAREAAKRAREAVKRKSSLGASTLPGKLADCITKNLEESELFIVEGDSAGGSAKQARDRNFQAILPLRGKILNVEKSNELKLLKNEQIRDIITAIGTGTGDNFDESKLRYGKIIIMTDADVDGAHIRTLLLALFYRYMRPLLENGRIYVAMPPLYKLTVSGEKPVYLYSDEELKAKLASINGKRYEIQRYKGLGEMNPEQLWETTMNPKTRKIIRITIEDAEEADNLFEILMGKDAEERRGYIMRHARQLSLVDLDV; this is encoded by the coding sequence ATGACAAATCAATACACTGCACAAAATATAAAGGTTTTGAAAGGTCTTGAGCCCGTTCGCGAGAGACCGGGTATGTACATTGGGTCTACGGGGAAGACAGGTTTGCACCATCTTGTGTACGAAATTGTTGATAACAGTATAGATGAAGCCATCCAAGGTTACTGTGACAAAATTAAAGTGACTATAAAGGCCGATGGTTCTGTTGAAGTTGAAGACAACGGACGAGGAATACCTGTGGATATACATCCCGAGACAGGAACGAGTGCGTTGGAAGTTGTAATGACCACACTCCATGCTGGAGGTAAATTCTCAAAAGAAAGCTACAAAGTCAGTGGAGGTTTACATGGTGTTGGTGCTTCAGTTGTGAACGCACTTTCAGAATGGATGGAAGTAGAAGTTCACAGAGATGGTAAAATCTACCGCCAACGCTACGCACGAGGTCAAAAAGTAACAGAAGTAGAGGTTATTGGTGAAACTACGAAACGTGGAACGATAGTTCGATTCAAACCGGATAAGACTATATTCACAACCGTTGAATTCGATTCAGACACGATACTTACACGACTTAGAGATTTGGCGTTCCTAAATCCGAATGTCACAATTGAATTTATTGACGAGAGAAACAATATCCATAGAACCCTTCACTACTCAGGAGGATTGAAAGAATTTGTATCCTACTTAAACAGGGGAGAGAAAACGCTTCACGAAGTGGTTTACATAGAAGGTAGTGTCCAGGATGTCCAGGTTCAAGTAGCATTCCAGTATACGGATAGTGACACTGAGGAAATTATCTCGTTTGTGAATAACATAAAGACTGTCGACGGTGGAACGCATGTGACAGGTTTTAAAACAGCTTTCACAAGAGTTGTTAACGAACTTGGAAAGAAGAAAAATATGATAAAAGGTGAACCGTTCAGAGGTGAAGACCTGCGTGAAGGGATGACAGCAGTCATAGCAGTCTTGATGATGGGAACACCTCAGTTTGAAGGACAGACGAAATCCAAACTTGGTAACGAAGAAGTCCAAGATGCCGTCGCAAAAGTTGTTAGGGACAAGCTAACAGATTACTTTGAAGTTAACGAGTCTGTGCTGAAGGTTATAATCCAAAAGGCACAGCAAACACGTGAGGCAAGAGAGGCTGCAAAACGTGCGAGAGAGGCTGTAAAAAGAAAGAGTAGTCTTGGCGCGTCGACATTGCCTGGAAAGCTTGCAGACTGCATAACCAAAAACCTGGAAGAATCAGAACTTTTCATTGTTGAGGGTGACTCAGCAGGTGGAAGTGCTAAGCAGGCAAGAGACAGGAACTTCCAAGCAATCTTGCCATTGAGAGGAAAGATACTTAACGTTGAGAAAAGCAATGAACTAAAACTTCTCAAAAACGAACAAATTAGAGATATCATCACAGCTATAGGAACTGGGACCGGAGATAATTTTGACGAATCGAAGTTGAGATATGGAAAGATAATAATAATGACCGATGCTGACGTCGATGGTGCACATATAAGAACACTACTTTTGGCGCTCTTTTATAGGTACATGAGACCATTACTGGAAAACGGAAGAATATACGTTGCAATGCCACCACTTTACAAACTCACTGTCAGTGGAGAAAAGCCTGTTTACTTGTATTCTGATGAAGAACTGAAAGCCAAACTTGCGAGCATAAACGGAAAACGGTATGAAATTCAAAGATACAAAGGTCTTGGAGAAATGAATCCAGAGCAACTCTGGGAGACAACGATGAATCCAAAGACCAGAAAGATAATTCGAATAACGATAGAAGATGCGGAAGAAGCGGACAATCTATTTGAAATCCTTATGGGGAAGGATGCAGAAGAACGCAGAGGATACATAATGAGACATGCAAGACAACTGAGCTTGGTTGATTTGGATGTGTGA
- a CDS encoding DUF721 domain-containing protein translates to MLTLKKAFEDLAKSNEFFRKLLIMSLLEDGTTQILGSAVSKHCAFKNFDSGIVTVVCDDIMWVNELRKMKRQVKKRIEQHLGLAISDLKIEIERRG, encoded by the coding sequence ATGCTTACTCTAAAAAAAGCATTTGAAGATTTAGCAAAGAGCAACGAATTTTTTAGAAAGTTGCTTATCATGTCTTTATTGGAGGATGGAACTACGCAGATACTCGGTAGTGCAGTTTCAAAACACTGCGCTTTCAAAAACTTCGATTCAGGGATAGTAACGGTTGTGTGTGACGATATAATGTGGGTTAACGAACTGAGGAAGATGAAACGTCAGGTCAAAAAAAGGATAGAACAGCACTTAGGACTGGCAATTTCAGACTTGAAGATTGAAATTGAACGTAGGGGTTAA
- a CDS encoding aminotransferase class IV: protein MHQTSEILEALTRGIAVYETLRTYNGKPFAIDEHYRRLCKSLGYLKIEPPTYKEFEKLVYDNLSERIRVVYVYDGRLISYVLQESTESFEVNYVKVDFTTVRRADASSIPPDLKSIGRPDIYLARLTKGDNYDVLLLGSKGQLCEGTFSNVFLVKNNKIVTPSLDSGILDGITRMYVIKFLKEKGHNVEERYVEPFEIFYADEVFLTHTSRGIVPVHQIGTLKTLSTNFSENLAKEFEEYVKCLL, encoded by the coding sequence ATGCATCAAACGAGTGAAATTCTAGAAGCATTGACAAGGGGAATAGCTGTTTACGAAACTCTTAGAACTTACAACGGAAAACCGTTTGCGATTGATGAACATTATCGTAGACTCTGTAAATCATTGGGATATTTAAAGATAGAACCTCCTACTTATAAGGAGTTTGAAAAATTAGTATACGACAATCTTTCAGAACGAATAAGGGTAGTATACGTATACGACGGTAGATTAATCAGTTACGTCCTTCAGGAATCTACCGAGAGTTTTGAAGTTAACTATGTCAAAGTAGATTTTACAACCGTCCGACGGGCAGATGCGAGTAGTATTCCTCCAGATTTGAAATCCATAGGAAGACCAGATATATACCTTGCAAGACTTACAAAAGGCGATAATTACGACGTACTTTTACTCGGCAGTAAAGGACAACTTTGCGAAGGGACATTTAGTAACGTGTTTTTAGTAAAGAACAATAAGATTGTAACGCCCTCGTTGGATTCTGGTATTTTGGACGGAATTACACGTATGTATGTAATAAAATTTCTGAAAGAAAAAGGTCACAATGTAGAAGAAAGATACGTTGAACCATTTGAAATCTTTTACGCTGATGAAGTTTTCTTAACACACACAAGTAGAGGTATTGTTCCTGTTCATCAGATTGGCACATTAAAAACTCTTAGTACAAACTTTTCTGAGAATCTTGCCAAAGAATTTGAGGAGTATGTAAAATGCTTACTCTAA